ATAGTTGATTACGGCGGGATCGCCATCGTTATCCCGAAAGTCGCAGCGGTGGGTAATATCATTGAAGACAGCGGAAAATACGGGTTCGAGGTGTACCTTTCCGGCATGAACGAGCCCCTCATCATAGGATTTGAAACCTCGAAGGAGGCCTCCGAGTCACGGAGCGAGCTGATCGCCATCATCGCCCAGTTCCACTATGCCCGTGAGCTGGGCCCGGATTATGACATCGACGAGCTTGCCGAGGAAGACATACAGGACGCGGACGATTCAGAGGAGACGGAGAAGCACTGATGATACGGAACGACAAAGAACTGCTGATGCGGGGCACCGAGGAGATTCTGCCCCTTGACGAATTCGAGAAGAAGCTTGAGCGCTCCGAACGGGAGAACAGACCCCTGATAGTCAAGGCGGGCTTTGACCCGACGGCCCCCGACATACACCTGGGCCACGCGGTGTTGCTGCGCAAGATGAGGCACTTCCAGGACATGGGCCACACCGTGGTGTTCCTCATCGGGGATTTCACCGGCATGATCGGCGACCCCTCCGGAAGGTCCGTGACGCGCAAGCCCCTCACGCGCGAGCAGGTCCTGGAAAACGCCGAGACCTACAAGCGCCAGGTCTTCAAGATACTGGACAGGGAGAAGACGAAGGTGGTGTTCAACTCCGAGTGGTGCGCCTCCATGACCTTCAACGACGTGCTGACCCTCACCGCCAAGTACAACGTGGCGCGGATGCTCGAGCGCGATGATTTCGACAAGCGCTACAAGGGCGGGGTCCCCATCACCATCCTGGAGTTCATGTATCCCCTGGTGCAGGGGTACGATTCCGTGGTCCTGAAGGCCGACATCGAGCTGGGCGGCTCCGACCAGAAATTCAACCTCCTGGTGGGGCGCGACCTCCAGCGCGAGTACGGCCAGGAGCCCCAGGTAATCATGACGGTGCCCCTCATGGTCGGGACCGACGGCGTCCAGAAGATGAGCAAGTCACTGCACAACTATATCGGCATCAACGAACCGCCGAAGGACATCTTCGGCAAGGTCATGTCCATATCGGACGACCTGATGTTCCTCTACTACGAGCTCGTGACCGACGTTCCCCGGGCGGATATCGAGAAGTTCAAGGAAGGCGTCGCCAACGGTACCCTCCATCCCCGCACCGTGAAGGTGAACCTGGCGAAAAACATATGCGCCCAGTTCTATGACGAGGAAGCGGCGGAGCACGCCGCCGCCGAGTTCGACCGGGTCTTCGCCAACAAGGAGCTCCCCGACGAGGTGCCGGAATTCCGGGTTCCCGACGGCGAAAAAACCGACGGGAAGATATGGATCGTCAAGCTCATGGTCCTGGCCGGCACCGCCGCTTCAAACGGCGAGGCCCGCCGCCTCATCAAGGGAGGTGGCGTCTCCTTCGAAGGCGAGAAGATAGCCGCCGAGGATTTCGAGTTGGCCCTTCCGGCCGAGGGGATCCTCAAGGTGGGGAAGCGGAAATTCGTAAAGATTATCGGGTGATCTCGCGCCCCTGATAGGCGCACAAGCGCTTGTGCGCCTATCAGGGGCGCGCCCATCAATGGTTTTTTCTCTTGCTTTATATATACACCGAGAATAATATTGTCCGGTATATTTTTTAAAAAAAATTTATTAATTCGTAACCACCGCGAAAAAGTCATGTCACAATCTGATAGTGAAGATATTCAAATAATTGACAGGGTCCTGGCCGGGGACGTTGACGCCTTTTCCGGCATAATAGAAAAGTACAAGGACAAGACCCTGAACTACGTCTACTCTCAGGTTAAGGATTATGATGAGGCCCTGGATATCTCCCAGGAGATATTTATCATGACAATGGAAGCGCTTCGCTCATTCAGGCGGGAATCGAAGTTTTCCACCTGGTTCTACAGCATAATGGTCAATTACTGCAAGAATTACCGGAAGAAGAACAGCCGGTATAACCTGGTTTCCATAAACAGCTCCCGGGGCGACGATGAATACGACCTTCAGCTGCCCGATGAGCGGGAAAACCCGGAGCAGGAAGTCAT
The sequence above is drawn from the Spirochaetota bacterium genome and encodes:
- a CDS encoding tyrosine--tRNA ligase; translated protein: MIRNDKELLMRGTEEILPLDEFEKKLERSERENRPLIVKAGFDPTAPDIHLGHAVLLRKMRHFQDMGHTVVFLIGDFTGMIGDPSGRSVTRKPLTREQVLENAETYKRQVFKILDREKTKVVFNSEWCASMTFNDVLTLTAKYNVARMLERDDFDKRYKGGVPITILEFMYPLVQGYDSVVLKADIELGGSDQKFNLLVGRDLQREYGQEPQVIMTVPLMVGTDGVQKMSKSLHNYIGINEPPKDIFGKVMSISDDLMFLYYELVTDVPRADIEKFKEGVANGTLHPRTVKVNLAKNICAQFYDEEAAEHAAAEFDRVFANKELPDEVPEFRVPDGEKTDGKIWIVKLMVLAGTAASNGEARRLIKGGGVSFEGEKIAAEDFELALPAEGILKVGKRKFVKIIG
- a CDS encoding sigma-70 family RNA polymerase sigma factor, with the translated sequence MSQSDSEDIQIIDRVLAGDVDAFSGIIEKYKDKTLNYVYSQVKDYDEALDISQEIFIMTMEALRSFRRESKFSTWFYSIMVNYCKNYRKKNSRYNLVSINSSRGDDEYDLQLPDERENPEQEVILNDSLRIVREEIGMLPDDYREILVLRDIEGLSYNEISDILGISLSNVKVRIHRGREFLKNRLLARGLI